One segment of Allorhodopirellula heiligendammensis DNA contains the following:
- the pheT gene encoding phenylalanine--tRNA ligase subunit beta, translating to MLVTLSWLSQYVDLKLPHDELVDRLSLSGLNHESSETVDGETIVDLEVTSNRGDCLGHIGVAREIAVLTEQKLKLPKVQFTESAVQAADLISVANDFPEACPRYTARVIQGVTVGESPEWLQRALRSMGIGVVNNVVDVTNYVMMECGQPLHAFDAAAVAGQQLVIRPGLPSEKLQAIDHRDYDLTAETCVIADADAALAIAGVMGGASSEVSERTTDVIIEAADFTPLAVRRTARRLKLHSPSSFRFERRVDPRGIDWASRRACQLITEIAGGSVAAGVIDTAPSVADRPPVELRLSQLPRVLGIEIDVATVQRILAGLGCRVDLAHDGASEAGANRNAASLRCVPPSWRHDLTREADLIEEVARIHGYDKIPENAPIPVAPSSKRPFDSAMARLRGVLTSAGLSEAMTPSVVTEKLDASLSPWTDRPAMQTRTAMLEGSKRLRRTLIPSLLQSRAANWASASLHADLFEIAHAYLPPQDDGNADALPVETYHVGLIMGDDFFVAKGIIETALTRLGIRGQLSVETVERDGFASGGVVALTLADGQTDEVIGYLGVVADSLVRSWKLPGSVIAAELSAERLVELSHLVPQQQAVSAFPSILRDLNLVIPESVRWDALSNVIHSAADERLTNLSYQETYRNEKQDGPDRKRVLFSLELQSLSETLSGTDADGIVENIVAACERELDAVLMR from the coding sequence ATGCTCGTCACTCTCTCCTGGTTGTCGCAGTACGTTGACCTGAAGCTTCCCCACGATGAGTTGGTGGATCGCTTGAGTCTTTCGGGTTTGAATCATGAATCAAGTGAGACAGTCGACGGCGAGACAATCGTCGATCTAGAAGTGACCAGCAATCGCGGCGACTGTCTCGGTCACATCGGTGTGGCGCGGGAGATTGCCGTCCTGACCGAGCAAAAGCTGAAGTTGCCCAAGGTCCAGTTCACCGAGTCAGCTGTGCAGGCCGCCGACCTGATCAGCGTTGCTAATGATTTTCCTGAGGCATGCCCGCGATACACCGCTCGCGTAATCCAAGGCGTGACGGTCGGCGAGAGCCCTGAGTGGTTACAACGCGCCCTGCGATCGATGGGGATTGGCGTCGTCAATAACGTGGTCGATGTCACCAATTATGTCATGATGGAATGCGGTCAACCTTTGCACGCGTTCGATGCTGCTGCCGTTGCTGGCCAGCAGTTGGTTATCCGGCCGGGACTCCCCTCGGAGAAGCTGCAAGCGATCGACCATCGTGACTACGATTTGACCGCTGAGACGTGCGTGATCGCTGATGCTGACGCGGCGCTCGCGATCGCTGGCGTGATGGGCGGTGCCAGTAGCGAGGTGTCCGAACGCACCACCGATGTAATTATCGAGGCCGCAGACTTCACGCCACTTGCAGTCCGCCGTACCGCCCGACGATTGAAGCTGCACAGTCCATCGTCATTTCGGTTCGAGCGACGCGTCGATCCACGCGGAATCGATTGGGCGAGTCGCCGAGCGTGTCAATTGATCACGGAAATTGCCGGCGGGTCCGTCGCAGCTGGCGTGATTGACACGGCTCCTTCGGTCGCTGATCGTCCGCCCGTCGAGCTCCGGTTGTCGCAGTTGCCACGCGTTTTAGGTATCGAGATCGATGTGGCGACGGTTCAACGAATTTTGGCGGGACTGGGGTGTCGAGTCGACCTTGCCCATGACGGTGCCAGTGAAGCCGGTGCGAATCGAAACGCCGCGAGCTTGCGGTGCGTCCCACCGTCTTGGCGGCATGACCTCACTCGTGAAGCCGACTTAATCGAAGAGGTTGCACGGATTCATGGCTACGACAAAATTCCAGAGAATGCGCCCATTCCGGTCGCGCCGAGTAGCAAGCGCCCGTTTGATTCCGCCATGGCTCGTCTCCGAGGTGTATTGACGTCGGCGGGCTTGAGCGAAGCAATGACACCGAGTGTGGTGACTGAAAAATTAGACGCATCGCTGTCGCCGTGGACCGATCGCCCTGCAATGCAGACGCGTACCGCGATGTTGGAAGGTTCCAAGCGTCTGCGCCGCACCCTGATCCCGAGTCTGCTCCAAAGCCGCGCGGCAAACTGGGCATCGGCCTCACTGCATGCCGATCTTTTTGAAATCGCTCACGCCTATCTTCCGCCACAAGATGACGGGAATGCTGATGCGTTACCGGTTGAAACGTATCATGTTGGATTGATCATGGGCGACGACTTTTTCGTTGCCAAGGGGATCATTGAGACGGCGTTGACGCGTCTGGGCATTCGCGGCCAGCTCAGCGTTGAAACCGTCGAGCGAGATGGATTCGCGAGCGGAGGCGTGGTCGCATTAACACTAGCTGATGGTCAAACCGATGAGGTGATCGGATACTTAGGTGTCGTGGCCGATTCCTTGGTGCGGTCCTGGAAGTTGCCCGGCAGCGTTATTGCTGCCGAACTGTCCGCGGAACGACTTGTCGAGCTTTCGCATCTCGTTCCTCAGCAGCAGGCCGTGAGTGCATTTCCCTCCATCCTGAGAGATCTCAATCTGGTAATTCCCGAGTCGGTTCGCTGGGACGCACTGTCCAATGTGATTCACTCTGCTGCCGACGAGCGGCTGACAAACCTGTCCTACCAGGAAACGTATCGCAACGAAAAACAGGATGGCCCCGATCGAAAACGAGTTCTGTTCTCGTTGGAACTGCAGAGTCTGAGTGAAACCCTGAGCGGCACTGATGCCGACGGCATCGTCGAGAATATCGTTGCGGCTTGTGAGCGGGAACTCGATGCTGTCCTGATGCGATAG